One Vicugna pacos chromosome 12, VicPac4, whole genome shotgun sequence genomic window carries:
- the TMCC3 gene encoding transmembrane and coiled-coil domain protein 3 isoform X3 has translation MAQVERNDMNTLSLPLNIRRGGSDTNLNFDVPDGILDFHKVKLSADSLKQKILKVTEQIKIEQTSRDGNVAEYLKLVSSADKQQAGRIKQVFEKKNQKSAHSIAQLQKKLDQYHRKLRELEQNGAPRSSKDVAKDNLKDIQHSLKDAQAKARTAPHGLEGGKSGMPGVSLTPPVFVFNKSREFANLIRNKFGSADNIAHLKNSLEEFRPEAGARAYGGSATIVNKPKYGSDDECSSGTSGSADSNGNQSFGAGGAGALGSQGKLSAILEELRDIKETQAQLAEDIEALKVQFKREYGFISQTLQEERYRYERLEDQLHDLTDLHQHETANLKQELASIEEKVAYQAHERSRDIQEALESCQTRISKLELHQQEQQALQTDTVNAKVLLGKCINVILAFMTVILVCVSTIAKFISPMMKSRFHILGTFFAVTLLAIFCKNWDHILCAIERIIIPR, from the exons GTAGAACGTAATGACATGAATACCCTAAGCCTGCCCCTGAACATACGCCGAGGAGGGTCAGACACCAACCTCAACTTCGATGTACCTGATGGCATCCTGGACTTCCACAAGGTCAAGCTCAGTGCGGACAGCCTGAAACAGAAAATTCTGAAGGTAACAGAGCAGATAAAAATCGAGCAGACGTCCCGTGATGGGAACGTGGCAGAGTACCTGAAACTGGTCAGCAGTGCGGACAAGCAGCAGGCTGGCCGCATCAAACAAGTCTTtgagaagaaaaatcagaagTCAGCTCACTCCATCGCCCAGCTGCAGAAGAAGTTAGATCAGTATCACAGAAAGCTCAGGGAGCTCGAGCAGAATGGAGCCCCCAGGAGCTCAAAGGACGTCGCCAAGGACAACCTGAAGGACATCCAGCACTCCCTGAAAGATGCCCAGGCCAAGGCCCGCACCGCTCCCCATGGCCTGGAGGGTGGTAAGTCGGGCATGCCGGGGGTGTCCCTCACTCCGCCCGTGTTCGTCTTCAACAAGTCCAGAGAGTTTGCCAACCTGATCCGGAACAAGTTTGGCAGCGCCGACAACATCGCTCACTTGAAAAATTCCTTGGAGGAGTTTAGGCCAGAGGCGGGTGCCAGGGCCTACGGGGGCAGCGCCACCATCGTGAACAAGCCCAAGTACGGCAGCGACGACGAGTGCTCGAGTGGCACGTCAGGCTCCGCCGACAGCAACGGGAACCAGTCGTTCGGGGCGGGCGGTGCGGGCGCGCTGGGCAGCCAGGGGAAGCTCAGCGCCATCCTGGAGGAGCTGCGGGACATCAAGGAGACCCAGGCCCAGCTGGCCGAGGACATCGAGGCGCTGAAGGTGCAGTTCAAGAGGGAGTACGGCTTCATCTCTCAGACCCTGCAGGAGGAGAGATACAG GTATGAGCGACTGGAAGACCAGCTCCATGACCTCACTGACCTGCATCAGCATGAGACCGCCAACCTGAAGCAAGAGCTGGCCAGCATCGAGGAGAAGGTGGCCTACCAGGCCCATGAGCGGTCGCGGGACATCCAG GAAGCCTTGGAGTCCTGCCAGACTCGCATTTCTAAGCTGGAGCTCCACCAGCAAGAGCAGCAGGCCCTGCAGACCGACACGGTGAACGCCAAGGTCCTCCTGGGGAAGTGCATCAACGTGATCTTGGCCTTCATGACCGTCATCTTGGTGTGCGTGTCCACCATCGCCAAGTTCATCTCGCCCATGATGAAGAGCCGCTTCCACATTCTTGGCACCTTCTTTGCTGTGACTCTCCTTGcaatattttgtaaaaactgGGACCATATTCTGTGCGCCATAGAAAGGATCATAATACCAAGATGA
- the TMCC3 gene encoding transmembrane and coiled-coil domain protein 3 isoform X1, with the protein MPGSDTALTVDRTYSDPGRHHRYKRRVERNDMNTLSLPLNIRRGGSDTNLNFDVPDGILDFHKVKLSADSLKQKILKVTEQIKIEQTSRDGNVAEYLKLVSSADKQQAGRIKQVFEKKNQKSAHSIAQLQKKLDQYHRKLRELEQNGAPRSSKDVAKDNLKDIQHSLKDAQAKARTAPHGLEGGKSGMPGVSLTPPVFVFNKSREFANLIRNKFGSADNIAHLKNSLEEFRPEAGARAYGGSATIVNKPKYGSDDECSSGTSGSADSNGNQSFGAGGAGALGSQGKLSAILEELRDIKETQAQLAEDIEALKVQFKREYGFISQTLQEERYRYERLEDQLHDLTDLHQHETANLKQELASIEEKVAYQAHERSRDIQEALESCQTRISKLELHQQEQQALQTDTVNAKVLLGKCINVILAFMTVILVCVSTIAKFISPMMKSRFHILGTFFAVTLLAIFCKNWDHILCAIERIIIPR; encoded by the exons GTAGAACGTAATGACATGAATACCCTAAGCCTGCCCCTGAACATACGCCGAGGAGGGTCAGACACCAACCTCAACTTCGATGTACCTGATGGCATCCTGGACTTCCACAAGGTCAAGCTCAGTGCGGACAGCCTGAAACAGAAAATTCTGAAGGTAACAGAGCAGATAAAAATCGAGCAGACGTCCCGTGATGGGAACGTGGCAGAGTACCTGAAACTGGTCAGCAGTGCGGACAAGCAGCAGGCTGGCCGCATCAAACAAGTCTTtgagaagaaaaatcagaagTCAGCTCACTCCATCGCCCAGCTGCAGAAGAAGTTAGATCAGTATCACAGAAAGCTCAGGGAGCTCGAGCAGAATGGAGCCCCCAGGAGCTCAAAGGACGTCGCCAAGGACAACCTGAAGGACATCCAGCACTCCCTGAAAGATGCCCAGGCCAAGGCCCGCACCGCTCCCCATGGCCTGGAGGGTGGTAAGTCGGGCATGCCGGGGGTGTCCCTCACTCCGCCCGTGTTCGTCTTCAACAAGTCCAGAGAGTTTGCCAACCTGATCCGGAACAAGTTTGGCAGCGCCGACAACATCGCTCACTTGAAAAATTCCTTGGAGGAGTTTAGGCCAGAGGCGGGTGCCAGGGCCTACGGGGGCAGCGCCACCATCGTGAACAAGCCCAAGTACGGCAGCGACGACGAGTGCTCGAGTGGCACGTCAGGCTCCGCCGACAGCAACGGGAACCAGTCGTTCGGGGCGGGCGGTGCGGGCGCGCTGGGCAGCCAGGGGAAGCTCAGCGCCATCCTGGAGGAGCTGCGGGACATCAAGGAGACCCAGGCCCAGCTGGCCGAGGACATCGAGGCGCTGAAGGTGCAGTTCAAGAGGGAGTACGGCTTCATCTCTCAGACCCTGCAGGAGGAGAGATACAG GTATGAGCGACTGGAAGACCAGCTCCATGACCTCACTGACCTGCATCAGCATGAGACCGCCAACCTGAAGCAAGAGCTGGCCAGCATCGAGGAGAAGGTGGCCTACCAGGCCCATGAGCGGTCGCGGGACATCCAG GAAGCCTTGGAGTCCTGCCAGACTCGCATTTCTAAGCTGGAGCTCCACCAGCAAGAGCAGCAGGCCCTGCAGACCGACACGGTGAACGCCAAGGTCCTCCTGGGGAAGTGCATCAACGTGATCTTGGCCTTCATGACCGTCATCTTGGTGTGCGTGTCCACCATCGCCAAGTTCATCTCGCCCATGATGAAGAGCCGCTTCCACATTCTTGGCACCTTCTTTGCTGTGACTCTCCTTGcaatattttgtaaaaactgGGACCATATTCTGTGCGCCATAGAAAGGATCATAATACCAAGATGA
- the TMCC3 gene encoding transmembrane and coiled-coil domain protein 3 isoform X2 gives MRRVERNDMNTLSLPLNIRRGGSDTNLNFDVPDGILDFHKVKLSADSLKQKILKVTEQIKIEQTSRDGNVAEYLKLVSSADKQQAGRIKQVFEKKNQKSAHSIAQLQKKLDQYHRKLRELEQNGAPRSSKDVAKDNLKDIQHSLKDAQAKARTAPHGLEGGKSGMPGVSLTPPVFVFNKSREFANLIRNKFGSADNIAHLKNSLEEFRPEAGARAYGGSATIVNKPKYGSDDECSSGTSGSADSNGNQSFGAGGAGALGSQGKLSAILEELRDIKETQAQLAEDIEALKVQFKREYGFISQTLQEERYRYERLEDQLHDLTDLHQHETANLKQELASIEEKVAYQAHERSRDIQEALESCQTRISKLELHQQEQQALQTDTVNAKVLLGKCINVILAFMTVILVCVSTIAKFISPMMKSRFHILGTFFAVTLLAIFCKNWDHILCAIERIIIPR, from the exons GTAGAACGTAATGACATGAATACCCTAAGCCTGCCCCTGAACATACGCCGAGGAGGGTCAGACACCAACCTCAACTTCGATGTACCTGATGGCATCCTGGACTTCCACAAGGTCAAGCTCAGTGCGGACAGCCTGAAACAGAAAATTCTGAAGGTAACAGAGCAGATAAAAATCGAGCAGACGTCCCGTGATGGGAACGTGGCAGAGTACCTGAAACTGGTCAGCAGTGCGGACAAGCAGCAGGCTGGCCGCATCAAACAAGTCTTtgagaagaaaaatcagaagTCAGCTCACTCCATCGCCCAGCTGCAGAAGAAGTTAGATCAGTATCACAGAAAGCTCAGGGAGCTCGAGCAGAATGGAGCCCCCAGGAGCTCAAAGGACGTCGCCAAGGACAACCTGAAGGACATCCAGCACTCCCTGAAAGATGCCCAGGCCAAGGCCCGCACCGCTCCCCATGGCCTGGAGGGTGGTAAGTCGGGCATGCCGGGGGTGTCCCTCACTCCGCCCGTGTTCGTCTTCAACAAGTCCAGAGAGTTTGCCAACCTGATCCGGAACAAGTTTGGCAGCGCCGACAACATCGCTCACTTGAAAAATTCCTTGGAGGAGTTTAGGCCAGAGGCGGGTGCCAGGGCCTACGGGGGCAGCGCCACCATCGTGAACAAGCCCAAGTACGGCAGCGACGACGAGTGCTCGAGTGGCACGTCAGGCTCCGCCGACAGCAACGGGAACCAGTCGTTCGGGGCGGGCGGTGCGGGCGCGCTGGGCAGCCAGGGGAAGCTCAGCGCCATCCTGGAGGAGCTGCGGGACATCAAGGAGACCCAGGCCCAGCTGGCCGAGGACATCGAGGCGCTGAAGGTGCAGTTCAAGAGGGAGTACGGCTTCATCTCTCAGACCCTGCAGGAGGAGAGATACAG GTATGAGCGACTGGAAGACCAGCTCCATGACCTCACTGACCTGCATCAGCATGAGACCGCCAACCTGAAGCAAGAGCTGGCCAGCATCGAGGAGAAGGTGGCCTACCAGGCCCATGAGCGGTCGCGGGACATCCAG GAAGCCTTGGAGTCCTGCCAGACTCGCATTTCTAAGCTGGAGCTCCACCAGCAAGAGCAGCAGGCCCTGCAGACCGACACGGTGAACGCCAAGGTCCTCCTGGGGAAGTGCATCAACGTGATCTTGGCCTTCATGACCGTCATCTTGGTGTGCGTGTCCACCATCGCCAAGTTCATCTCGCCCATGATGAAGAGCCGCTTCCACATTCTTGGCACCTTCTTTGCTGTGACTCTCCTTGcaatattttgtaaaaactgGGACCATATTCTGTGCGCCATAGAAAGGATCATAATACCAAGATGA
- the TMCC3 gene encoding transmembrane and coiled-coil domain protein 3 isoform X4, which produces MNTLSLPLNIRRGGSDTNLNFDVPDGILDFHKVKLSADSLKQKILKVTEQIKIEQTSRDGNVAEYLKLVSSADKQQAGRIKQVFEKKNQKSAHSIAQLQKKLDQYHRKLRELEQNGAPRSSKDVAKDNLKDIQHSLKDAQAKARTAPHGLEGGKSGMPGVSLTPPVFVFNKSREFANLIRNKFGSADNIAHLKNSLEEFRPEAGARAYGGSATIVNKPKYGSDDECSSGTSGSADSNGNQSFGAGGAGALGSQGKLSAILEELRDIKETQAQLAEDIEALKVQFKREYGFISQTLQEERYRYERLEDQLHDLTDLHQHETANLKQELASIEEKVAYQAHERSRDIQEALESCQTRISKLELHQQEQQALQTDTVNAKVLLGKCINVILAFMTVILVCVSTIAKFISPMMKSRFHILGTFFAVTLLAIFCKNWDHILCAIERIIIPR; this is translated from the exons ATGAATACCCTAAGCCTGCCCCTGAACATACGCCGAGGAGGGTCAGACACCAACCTCAACTTCGATGTACCTGATGGCATCCTGGACTTCCACAAGGTCAAGCTCAGTGCGGACAGCCTGAAACAGAAAATTCTGAAGGTAACAGAGCAGATAAAAATCGAGCAGACGTCCCGTGATGGGAACGTGGCAGAGTACCTGAAACTGGTCAGCAGTGCGGACAAGCAGCAGGCTGGCCGCATCAAACAAGTCTTtgagaagaaaaatcagaagTCAGCTCACTCCATCGCCCAGCTGCAGAAGAAGTTAGATCAGTATCACAGAAAGCTCAGGGAGCTCGAGCAGAATGGAGCCCCCAGGAGCTCAAAGGACGTCGCCAAGGACAACCTGAAGGACATCCAGCACTCCCTGAAAGATGCCCAGGCCAAGGCCCGCACCGCTCCCCATGGCCTGGAGGGTGGTAAGTCGGGCATGCCGGGGGTGTCCCTCACTCCGCCCGTGTTCGTCTTCAACAAGTCCAGAGAGTTTGCCAACCTGATCCGGAACAAGTTTGGCAGCGCCGACAACATCGCTCACTTGAAAAATTCCTTGGAGGAGTTTAGGCCAGAGGCGGGTGCCAGGGCCTACGGGGGCAGCGCCACCATCGTGAACAAGCCCAAGTACGGCAGCGACGACGAGTGCTCGAGTGGCACGTCAGGCTCCGCCGACAGCAACGGGAACCAGTCGTTCGGGGCGGGCGGTGCGGGCGCGCTGGGCAGCCAGGGGAAGCTCAGCGCCATCCTGGAGGAGCTGCGGGACATCAAGGAGACCCAGGCCCAGCTGGCCGAGGACATCGAGGCGCTGAAGGTGCAGTTCAAGAGGGAGTACGGCTTCATCTCTCAGACCCTGCAGGAGGAGAGATACAG GTATGAGCGACTGGAAGACCAGCTCCATGACCTCACTGACCTGCATCAGCATGAGACCGCCAACCTGAAGCAAGAGCTGGCCAGCATCGAGGAGAAGGTGGCCTACCAGGCCCATGAGCGGTCGCGGGACATCCAG GAAGCCTTGGAGTCCTGCCAGACTCGCATTTCTAAGCTGGAGCTCCACCAGCAAGAGCAGCAGGCCCTGCAGACCGACACGGTGAACGCCAAGGTCCTCCTGGGGAAGTGCATCAACGTGATCTTGGCCTTCATGACCGTCATCTTGGTGTGCGTGTCCACCATCGCCAAGTTCATCTCGCCCATGATGAAGAGCCGCTTCCACATTCTTGGCACCTTCTTTGCTGTGACTCTCCTTGcaatattttgtaaaaactgGGACCATATTCTGTGCGCCATAGAAAGGATCATAATACCAAGATGA